A stretch of Henckelia pumila isolate YLH828 chromosome 4, ASM3356847v2, whole genome shotgun sequence DNA encodes these proteins:
- the LOC140866512 gene encoding polcalcin Nic t 1-like, whose product MGDDPQDIADRERIFKRFDENGDGKISAAELGEALKTLGSATAEEVKHMMDEIDADGDGFISFQEFTEFARANRGLVRDVAKIF is encoded by the coding sequence ATGGGTGATGATCCACAAGACATAGCGGATCGAGAGCGTATTTTCAAGCGATTCGATGAGAATGGCGATGGAAAAATCTCTGCCGCGGAGTTGGGAGAGGCCCTCAAGACATTAGGCTCGGCTACGGCAGAGGAAGTTAAGCATATGATGGACGAAATCGACGCCGACGGAGACGGGTTTATTTCGTTCCAGGAGTTTACTGAATTTGCTAGGGCTAATAGGGGCCTAGTGAGGGATGTTGCCAAGATTTTCTAA
- the LOC140864727 gene encoding protein C2-DOMAIN ABA-RELATED 5-like: MENMLGLLRIRVIRGINLAKRDLRSSDPYVIIRLGKQKVKTRVVKRNVNPEWNEELTLSIADVPNIPRIILRVYDKDTFTPDDKMGDAEFDIRPFLDEVIKMHPENVTEGTAIVTMHPSRENCLAEESYIVWEDGQVVQHMFLRLRNVECGEVELKLHWIDGSGSSNTL, translated from the exons AAATCTAGCTAAAAGAGATTTGAGAAGCAGCGATCCTTACGTGATCATCAGACTGGGGAAGCAG AAAGTGAAGACTCGTGTGGTTAAAAGGAATGTCAATCCAGAATGGAACGAAGAGCTGACACTATCCATTGCCGATGTTCCAAATATTCCAAGAATCATATTG CGAGTTTACGATAAAGATACGTTCACCCCGGACGACAAAATGGGGGACGCCGAATTCGACATTAGGCCGTTTCTTGATGAAGTCATTAAAATGCATCCAGAGAATGTTACAGAGGGAACCGCGATCGTGACCATGCACCCAAGCAGAGAGAACTGCTTAGCTGAAGAGAGCTATATTGTGTGGGAAGATGGACAAGTGGTTCAACACATGTTTCTGAGGCTTAGGAACGTCGAGTGCGGTGAAGTCGAGCTCAAGCTGCACTGGATCGACGGTTCTGGTTCTAGCAATACGTTGTGA